Proteins encoded together in one bacterium window:
- a CDS encoding type II toxin-antitoxin system VapC family toxin, producing the protein MKTKIYLDTSIISAYFDYSKPIRQLITQKWFENETERFELFVSVITIEEIEKFKNIEKRENIKNLLVEHKIEVLKFTEEAKKLAEEYIKRGAIPKSEPEDAYHVAIATVNKIEALAAWNFKHVVSLNPIRKIHEINKRKKHQLIEISSLEMFGGSKYGNL; encoded by the coding sequence ATGAAAACGAAGATATATTTAGACACTTCAATAATAAGTGCATATTTTGATTATTCAAAACCCATTCGTCAATTAATAACTCAGAAATGGTTTGAAAACGAGACTGAACGGTTTGAATTATTTGTTTCAGTTATAACGATTGAGGAAATTGAAAAGTTTAAAAATATAGAAAAAAGAGAGAATATTAAAAATTTATTAGTGGAACATAAAATAGAGGTTTTGAAATTTACTGAAGAAGCAAAAAAATTAGCAGAAGAATATATAAAGCGGGGAGCAATACCAAAGAGTGAACCAGAAGATGCTTACCATGTAGCAATAGCAACAGTAAATAAGATCGAAGCGTTAGCCGCGTGGAATTTTAAGCATGTGGTAAGTTTAAATCCGATACGAAAAATTCATGAGATTAATAAAAGGAAAAAACATCAATTAATAGAAATAAGTTCATTGGAAATGTTTGGAGGTTCAAAATATGGGAATTTATAG